A region of the Gemmatimonadota bacterium genome:
TCTCGTACCCGTTCGGCGCCCTTGCGGCTGCCGGCGACTCGGCCGTGCGCGCCGCCGGCTACCGCGCCGCCCGTGCCTACACCGGCGGGCCCTGGAACAGCATCCGCGATCGCTGGCGCCTCAAGGCCGTCCCAATGACCGAGAACATGAAGCGCTTCGCGCAGGTCGTGGATCCGTCGGCGGCCGCCGAGCTCCCGGCCACGGCCAAGCCGTCGCCCAGGCCCGGGGCGGCCAAGGGCGCCCCCGCGAAGCCGCGGCCGGGACGTTAGGCACGCAAAACCCCCCGCCGGAACGGCCGGCGGGGGGTCGGATGCGGTAAACTGGCACGCATCGTTCTCACTGCATCACCTGCATCACCACCAGCTTCGCCCCCGCCCTTGCATTGCGCCTGGCGGGGGCGTCCGTGGCGTTACGAGCAGCTCGGACGCCCGCGCGGGAGCGCCATCGTGCAGTTCTTCACTTCGCCGTTGATCGTGATCACGACCTTGGCCGTGGCGCTGCCGTCGTAGGTGATGACCTCGCGGCGGCTGGCGGTGATCGGCGTCGCCCCGGCGAACGTCACGGTCGCGGTCATCGTGCGGATCACGGTGCCGGCGGTCGGATACGTCGGCTTGCCATCGACGATCGGGATCTCGACCCCACGGGTCGTGTCGGCGGCCACACGCCTGGCGGTGAAGTTCCCCTTGCTCGACGTCCCGGTGGTCGACTCCTCACCGGTCGAGGTCCCCGCCACTGTGCGCTTCGTGCTCCCGGCAGCCAGCCCCGCCACCGTCCGGTCGCTCGTGTGGCCGAGCGTCGTGTTCGCCGTGAGGATCGTCGCGCTGTCGCCAATCAGGCGCCCGATGTGCGGGGGACCCTTGCGGCCGCCCCACGACGGTCCCTTGGACGAGTCGCGCACGTAGCTCACCGTCCCCGCCACGTTCGTCTTGACCTGCACCGAGTTGGTGCTGGCGGTGTCAAAGGCCGACTGCACGACGCCCGCGGTCGTCTTGTACTGCATCTGCTGGTTCACCGTCACGCCATTCTTCGTGATCGGGGTGCAGACAAACCATCCGGTGCTGGCGCTGAACGTCCCGTCGCACGTGCGCCCACCGCCAAAGCGCCCGCCAAACGGGCCGTGATGACCGAAGCCGCGCCCCGCCGACATGGACCCGGCAAAGGCATCACCCAAGCCACCACCCATCAGCCCCTCGCGCCCGAAGGCGCGCCCACCAGGGCCGGGAAGCCACAAGCTCGGCACGCCATCGGAGTCGCCGCCAAAGCTGGACGTGTTGTTCGAGAACTCGGCTGGCACCGTGGTGAAGGCCGCGGTCAACGCCTGGCTCACCGTGGGCGTCGAATCGCCGGTGCCGAGGAAATCGGCGCAGGCCCCCGCGCCGATCAGGAGGGTCAACAAGGCTGCGGAACGAACAGGGCGAAACATGGTGGAGTCTCCGAAACGGGTATCGTACCGACGGTGGGGGATACGCCGGTCCCTGCCCATATGACACATGACGGAGACGATCCCCCCACAACGCATCGCGGGGCGCCGCGATGGTTCGCTGCGCCCCGCACGCTCCAGCCCCGTCTCGGGCAGCGAGGCTAGATCGCGGTCACACTGAACGTCGCCGCGGGGAGCGTCCCGCTCGTCGCGCGCACGGTGTAGAGCCCCGGACTCGCCCCCAGGGTGATCGTCACGCGGGCCAGCCCGGCGCTGTCGCTCGTGCTCGTCGCGTCGCTCAGCGTCCCGCCGCTGCTGCCGGCGGCCCACGACACTGTCACCCCCGACACGGCGTTGCCGTGGACATCCGTCACCTTCACCACCACCTGGACCCCGGCCCCGGCCAGCCCGGCGGTCCCGTCACCGGCGAACTTGGCCAGGAGCGACGCGGGCCCTGCCACCACCTGCTGCAGGAAGATCGTCCCCTGGAGCGACCCGACGATGGCCGTGATCTCCGCCTTCCCCGCCACGGTGCCGGCGGTGAAGCCGAGCGAGGCCCGCCCGGTCGCGTCGGTGATGCTCGTCGACGACGGCAACGTCCCGCTCGCGCCGGTAGCCAGCGACCAGGTGACCGTCTGCCCGGCGAGTGGCTTGCCGTTCTGCGCCAGCACTTCCACCACCATCGGGTTGGCCATCACCGTCCCGGCCACCACCGACTGCGAGTCGCCGCCGACGCGCGAGATCTTCCCGGGGATGGTCGGGCTGGACGGGTCGTCGCCGCAGGCCGACAGCGCCGCCAGGGCGAGGACGGCCAGCGGGAGAAAGGCGCGAGCGCCGACCGACAGCCGGGCGCGGCGAACGAGGGAGCGCGTGCGAAACTGCATCATGGCGTACGGAATGAGGCGAATGGCAAGGCGGCTCCCCGAACACGCGGGCCCGATGTGCCGGACCCGCGGAGCGGAATTTCGGGGCGCCGCTGAAAACTACATCACGGTCCCGGGTTTCTTCTTCCCGATGACCCCCTCGACCTTGCTGGCCTGCAGGAGCTTGTTGAAGGCCGCGATGTCGACGTTCTCGATCGTCTCCACCTCGGTCCGCAGCGTCCGCCACAGCCGCTCCAGCTCGGCCAGCCGTTCTTTGACCCCCTGCGTCAACACGGGGTTCCCTTCCACCTGCCCCAGCAGGAAGCCGTACTGCCCGTTGATCCCGTTGGCGTAGTTGATGATGTCCTGCCCGTTCTGCGCCTTGGTCGTGAGCTTGGGGTCGGCCGTTTCCAGCTTCTTCACGATCGTCCCACCCATCGCGCCAATGGCCTTGGCCGAGTCGGCGTCCTTGGTGCGCGTCACGAAGCCCTGCACCTGCGTCTTGAGGTCGCGCACGCGCAGCACGGCATCGTGGATCTCGCCAATGCGCGTCACCAGCAGGTTGGCCACCGAATCACGCTCCACCAGCTGCGGCATCGGCGTCTCGCGCCGCGGATCCTGCTTCACCTCGAACGACTGCGTGCGCGTCGTGGTCCCCACCGTCAGCCGCACGCTGTACGTCCCCGGCAGGACGCGTGCACCGGCCCCCGGGGCGCCAAAGAGCAGCACCCCCGGCAACGTCGTCGGCGCCGGGCGGCGCAGGTCCCAGGCAAAGGTGTTGACGCCAGCCTTGGGAGCGAGGCGCGACGGTCCCGTCCCTTCCTTGTTGGAGTAGGAACGCACCACCGCCCCTTTGCTGTCCAGGAACTCCAGGCGCACGCTCGTCGCGCTATCGGGGGCTGACGCGAGGCGATAGTTGATCACCGCGCCGCTGCGCGGGTTGCGCCCCACCATGTTGGCTCCCGCGCCACCACCAAAGCCGCCACCGCCGCCCACCAGGAGCGCGGTGCGCGGCTGGTAGAGATGCGCCGCCGCCGAGGCCAGCGAATCGGCGTGCTGGCGAATCACCGACAGGTCATCGAGGATCCAGAACGCGCGCCCTTCGGTGGAGGCGATCAGGTCGCCGTGGCGCACCTCGAGGTCGGTCACCGGGACAACCGGAAGATTGCCGGCGAAGAGCTGCCACCGGGCCCCGCCGTCATACGAGATGTAGACCGTGGTCTCGGTCCCGGCGTACATCAGCCCCTTCCGCTCGGGATCCTCGCGCACCACGCGCACCGGCTCGCCGGCGCGCAGCCCGTTCACCAGCGTCGTCCACGTCTTGCCGAAGTCGGTGGAGCGGTAGATGTACGGCGCCGGGTCGCCCACGCGGTCCTTGCGATAGGCCACGTACACCGTGCCCGGGTCGTGCGGCGACACCTCGAGCTCGTTCACCAACCCATCGCCCGCCGTTGGCGGCGTCACGTTGGTCCACGTCGCCCCGCCGTCCTTCGTCAGCTGCACGTTGCCGTCGTCGGTGCCCACGTACATCGTCTTCGCATCGTGCGGCGACTCCTCGATCACGAAGATCGTCCCGTACACTTCGCCGCCCGCCCCTTCATTGGTGATCGGGCCGCCGCCCCACCCCTGGCGGCTCTTGTCGTTCTTCGTCAGGTCCCCCGAGGCCGGCGCCCACGACTGTCCGCGATCACGCGAGCGCAGCAGCACGTTGCCGCCGTGGTAAATCACGTTCTCGTCGTGCATCGACACCACGATGGGTGCCGTCCAGTTGAAGCGGTATTTCGTCTTGTCGGTCGGCTCCGTCAGGTTCATCTCCGGGTACGCCATGATGTCGCGCGACAACCCGTTCTCCTGGTCCAGCTCGTCGATGAGCCCCTGGTAGCAGCCCCCGTACACATAACGAGAGCGCTTCCCGCTCACGCCGATGTTGGCGCTCTCGCACCCCGGGCCGTTGTTCCACTCGCGCTCGGTGATCATGAAGCCGTCGGAGCGCGACTGGATGATCACCGACGAGTTGTCCTGCTGTCCCGAGTAGAGCTTGTACGGAAAGTCGTCGTCGACCGTCACGTGGTAGAACTGCGCCGTCGGCTGGTTGTCCTGCGTGCTCCAGCTCTTCCCGCCATCCAGCGAGATCGAGCCGCCGCCGTCGTTGGCGTTCGCCACGTAGTTGCTGTTGGTCGGGTTGATCCAGAAGCCGTGGTTGTCGCCGTGCATCGCGTTCACCACCGCAAACGTCCGCCCGCCGTCGATCGACTTGAGCACCGGTGCGTTCATCACCCACACCACGTCGGCGTTCTGCGGATCGGCGATGACATCCATGTAGTACCACGAGCGTGTCTGGATCAGGCGATCCTCGCTCAGCAGGCGCCAGCTCTTCCCCGCGTCGTCGCTGCGGTACAACCCTCCCTTCTCGGCCTCGACGATCGCATAGACGCGTTCCGGATTTGCCGGCGAGACCGCCACGTCGAGGTTTCCGATCAGCTTGGGGAGCCCTTCGGTGAGGCGCTTCCAGCTGTCGCCGCCATCGGTCGACTTCCAGATCCCGCCCCCGGGACCGCCGGAGCGCACCATCCACGGCGTACGCTGGTGGTCCCACATCGCCGCGTACAGGATGCGCGGGTTGGTCGGGTCCATCGACAGCCCCGCCGCGCCGCTGGTCGCGTTCTCCCCCTTGAGCACCTGCAGCCACGTCTTGCCGCCGTCGGTCGAGCGGTAGATCCCGCGCTCCGCCGTCCCCTTCCATCGGTCGCCCTGCGCCGCGACGTAGACGACGTCAGGGTTGTTGGGATGCACCCGCACGGCCGAGATCTGGCGCGTGGCGGCGAGCCCCACGTTGACCCACGTCTTCCCCTGGTCGGTACTCTTGTAGACGCCGTCGCCGTAGGTCGACGACTGCCCGCGGATCGCATGCTCGCCGCTCCCCACGTAGATCACGTTGGGGTCGGACGGGGCGATCGCGATGGCGCCGATGGTGCTCGTCTTGAAGAAGCCGTCGGAGATGTTGCGCCACGACAGCCCGGCGTTGTCGGTGCGCCAGAGCCCGCCCCCGGTGTAGCCGACGAAGTACGTCAGCGGCTGCGACGGGATCCCGACGATGGCGTTCGCGCGTCCTCCGCGCGACGGCCCGATGTTACGCCACGAGATCGCCTGAAAGACGCTCGTGTCGAAGGCGGTGACGGCCGGCGCAGCGGGCGCCGTTCCGGCTCGCCCCTGCTGCGCGGCGACGAGGGTCGGGAGGCTCGCACTCACAGCGAGCACGGACAGCGCGAGGCGGGTGCCATGCAGACGTGCGGTGGACATCTGGAGCGGGTGTGGCAGGGTGGACGGATTGGGACGCACTGCGCCGGTGGCGCACGCGCGCGCGATGAACGCCGGGCGCGACGTGCTTGCGTGGTCTGAATGCACGTCGGCAACATGATAACGCAGCAGTCGAGGGCCGGTGTTGGCCGGCGATCGCTCCCCCCCTCGATTCACCGAGTGCTCGCACCCGACGGAGGTCCCCCATGCCCACGCTCCACTACGCCGTTCGCATCGCGGCCCCCCCCACCCTGGTTTGGGACCGGATGCTCTCCCGCGAGAGCTACGAGGCGTGGACCAGCGCCTTTTCCGCGGGCTCCACGTATGAAGGCTCGTGGGAAACGGGGGCGCGCATTCGCTTTCTCGCGCCCGACGGGAGTGGTGTCATCGCGGAGATCGCCGAGAGTCGCCCCCCGGAGTGGCTCTCCATCCGGCTCCTCGGAATGCTCGACAAGGGGGTCGAGGACGTCGACAGCGAGGCCGTACGGGCGTGGGCCCCCGCCTATGAGAACTACGCCTTCCGCTGGGACGGCAGCGGGACCGAGCTCACGATCGACGTCGACACCACGCCGGAGTCGGTCGCGATGATGGACGAGGCGTGGCCCAAGGGGCTCGCGACGCTCAAGGCGATCTGCGAGGCGCGGCGGTAGCGCGGAGCCGCGCAGCGCCCGCCATGGCACGCCGGGGGGCAAGCCGTATTCGCGAGTCGGAGCCGGGACGTTGCGGTGACCAGAGGGGTTCGGCATGATGATGAGGCAACGGCCGCAAGCGGTCGCTGCCCTCCTCGCCCCACCCCACCATGCCTCGAGTGCTCGTCGGGCCTGCGACCCACGCGATTGACTGTCGGCACCCGTGATGGTGCTTTCGGCGCTTGGACTCGTTGCCGTACTCGCGGGCGCCACCGTCACCGATTCCACCGTTGCCGTGGTGCGGGCGGCGATGCGAGCGGTGGAAGGGGACAGCGCGGCTCGGGTCTCCGCGCGGTGGGAGGCGCGCCTTCGGCGCTCGCCGGGCGACCGCGAAGCGACACTCGGACTCGGCCACATCGCCCAGTTGCAGTACCGCTACGAGACCGCCGCGCGACGGGCGCTCGCCGTGATCGGCGGGGCGCGCGACGCACTGGCGGTGCGCGGCCACCTGCTTTCGGCGGCAGCGCTCACCACGCGGGCTCGCTTTCGAGAAGCCGACACCACGCTCGTCACCGCGATACGGCTTGCCGAGGCACTCGGCGACAGTTCGCTCCTGGCCGAGTCGATGATCGCGTCGGCCATCACGCGCATGCGCACCGCCGGGCTCGCGGCGGCAGATTCGCTCCTCTCGCGCGCGGCGCGACTGCTTCGTGAGGATGATCTGCGCGTGCAGGCCAGCCTGCGGTGTGCTCGTGCGCTGGTGCTGGCCACGCGTGGTCGCCCGGAAGCCCGTCAGGAGGCGCTGGCCGCTGCCGACCTCGCGCTACGCGCCGGCGAGCGTCGCCTTCGGGCGAGTTGCCTCATGGTGGTGGCCCAGGACTGGAGCCGGATCGGACGCGCAGACTCAGCCGGTGCCGTGTACGACCAGGTGGTGGCGCTGCAACGCGCGGTGCACGACCGGGCGGGGGCCGCCGTCGCGCTGCAGTGGCGTGGGTATTTGGCGACGACGGTCGGCGCGTACCAGTCGGCGTTGCGCGACCTTCGCGAGGCCGTGCGCGAGGGCACGGCGGTGCGGAACCCCACGCCGGTGGCCTGGGCATCGCTCAGTCTGGCCGGCATTGCCCTCGATTTCGGCGACGCGGAAGAAGCGGCGGCGCACGCGGCGCGCGCCCGTGCGTCATTCCAGCAGTCGGGCGATCAGCTCGGCGCATCCAATGCGTTAGGCGTCATGGGCGACATGGCGCGTGCCGCGGGAGATATCGACACCGCGCGGGCCCGCTACTCGGAGGCCCTCGCTGCTGCGTTGGTGGAGCGGCGAGCCGCCTCGGCCTTCGCACTGCTGCGCGGCATGGCCGACCTCTCCATGATGGAGGCGCGCTGGGAACGTGCGGCGCAGGAGCTTGATTCGGCACGCGTCATCGGCCGCAGTGCCGGGATGCGCGGGTCGGAGGAGGGCATGCTCAGTCAGGAGCTGCTGTTGGCGCTTCGCCGTGGCCGCCTGGACGATGCGGAGCAATTACTGCGTCGGAGTTCGCGCACCGAGGAGCAGCGCGGACGCGCCTACATCGCGCGTGTCCTTGGCGCCGAGTATCACGGGCGCCGGGGACGCGTGGACAGCGCGCAGGCGTACCTCACGCTGGCCCTCGACGAGATGGACCGCTGGCGCGCCGACCTCGATGAGCGGCAGTTGCGACAGGCCGTGTTCGAGCCCAAGACATTCTGGGCCGATGCCGACCTTGGATTCGCCACCGTACTGGCCCTTCTCGCGCGCGCCGGGCGGGTGGGGGCGGCGCTGGAACTGGCGGAACGGCGACGCGCACGCGAGCTCCTCGATCGCCTGATCCGGGACGAGGCGCTCGGCGACCGAACGACCGGCGGGGTCGAACGGATCTCGGCACGCGAGGGCATCCGCAATCGATCGCGATTCTATTACGAGCGTTCGATCAGCAGCGAGGCGCTGCAGGCGGCGCTGCCCGACGAGCGCACGGCGCTGCTGGAGTTTGTCACCGGACGCGGCGGCGAGCCGACCACGCTGTTCGTCGTCACGCGTGGCGGCCTCACCGCGCACCAGCTGGCTCCCATCGACAGCCTGGCCCCGGCGATCGCGCGCTTTGTGCGGTATGCCGAGAGCGGGGTGGCGGCACCGGCGCTGGCGTCGGCGCTGGGCGAAGCCCTGCTGGGCGCGGCGCTCCGGGCGCTCCCGCCCGCGATCACGCAACTCGTCATCGTCCCCGATGATGTCTTGCATCGCGTTCCATTCGATGCACTGTCGCTCGCCGGAGTGACCGCAGTGGTGGACCGATTCGGCATCAGTACCGTCCCATCGGCCGCGGTCGCACGAACCCTGTGGCAGCGTGGGCAGCGCAGCGCCGCCGGTGACGTACTCGCCCTCGGCGATCCGATCTTCGCCCGGAGCGGCGGACTGCCCGCGGAAGCGGGAGCCCCAGTCGGCCGAGACGGGACGCTCCCATCGCTGCCCTACACGCGCATCGAGGTTCGACGCGTGGCGCGATTGACCGCTCCCGCGCACGTGCGCCTGGCGGGCGACGCCAGCGAGTCGTGGCTCAGGCGAACTCCGCTCGAGCGCTACGGCATCGTGCACCTGGCGACCCATGCGTGGGTGGACCATCGCTCGCTGCGCCGAACGGCGGTCGCGCTGAGTGCGGGAGACGGTGAGGACGGTTTCATGCGCCCCGCCGACTTCGCTGCCTTGGCTCTCGACGCCGACGTCGTGGTGCTGTCGGCCTGCGGCACCGCTGGAGGGGTGGTGATGCGCGGCGAGGGTGTGTTGGGACTCACGGCCCCGTTGCTCGTGTCCGGCGCCCGCGCGGTGGTGGCCACCGGTTGGCGGGTCGGGGACCGGGCGGCCGCTCGGCTGGTGGGTGATTTCTACGAGTCGCTGGTCACCGGCGCCAGCGTTGGCGAGGCGCTGCGCGCGGCGAAGGTCGCGGCTCGACGCCGGGGCGCCCCGGTGAGTGAGTGGGCCGCCTTTGGCATTGTAGGGAACGCGACGGTGCGCCCGCGTCCCGTCGCGCAGCACTAGGCAAAGCGCCGGGACGGACCGGGCCGGGCGCTACCGGATGGTGAACACCACGCCGGGCGCCACCGCGTGCTGGGCCCCTGGCAACTCCGCCGAGACCAGCCACTGGTACTGGGTGCCAGCGCCTAACGCGACGGTCATTGGCAGCGCGTATGTGGTGTCCGACGTTGCCGCGCTATGGAGGAGTCCCCCATCCGCCCTCAGCAGTTCGAGGTCGTAGCGAAGCGCGCCGGCGACGGCGTGCCAGACGAAGGTGCGCGCGCTGTCGGCCGGTACGACGTTTGTGGGCGCGATGGCGGTGGGGAGTGCGACCGACCCACGCATCGTCTCGACGTCCGGCCCCGACGCGGTCCGCCACCGTACCGCCGAGATTCCCACCGCCAGCAGCAACGACGCGGCGAGGGCCATCGACGTCCATGCGGGCCGGGCCGGTCGCGCCCGCTGCGGCTCCGCGTCGTGCACCGCCCGCAGCAGGTCAAAGCCCTCGCGGCAGGAGGCACAGCCCATGACGTGGTCCATCGTCAACAGCCGATCGTCATCACTGCCGCGACGCTCCACCACCGCCAGCAATGCCTCCGGCGTTGCGTGCTCACCCCGCGAGGTG
Encoded here:
- a CDS encoding glycosyl hydrolase, yielding MSTARLHGTRLALSVLAVSASLPTLVAAQQGRAGTAPAAPAVTAFDTSVFQAISWRNIGPSRGGRANAIVGIPSQPLTYFVGYTGGGLWRTDNAGLSWRNISDGFFKTSTIGAIAIAPSDPNVIYVGSGEHAIRGQSSTYGDGVYKSTDQGKTWVNVGLAATRQISAVRVHPNNPDVVYVAAQGDRWKGTAERGIYRSTDGGKTWLQVLKGENATSGAAGLSMDPTNPRILYAAMWDHQRTPWMVRSGGPGGGIWKSTDGGDSWKRLTEGLPKLIGNLDVAVSPANPERVYAIVEAEKGGLYRSDDAGKSWRLLSEDRLIQTRSWYYMDVIADPQNADVVWVMNAPVLKSIDGGRTFAVVNAMHGDNHGFWINPTNSNYVANANDGGGSISLDGGKSWSTQDNQPTAQFYHVTVDDDFPYKLYSGQQDNSSVIIQSRSDGFMITEREWNNGPGCESANIGVSGKRSRYVYGGCYQGLIDELDQENGLSRDIMAYPEMNLTEPTDKTKYRFNWTAPIVVSMHDENVIYHGGNVLLRSRDRGQSWAPASGDLTKNDKSRQGWGGGPITNEGAGGEVYGTIFVIEESPHDAKTMYVGTDDGNVQLTKDGGATWTNVTPPTAGDGLVNELEVSPHDPGTVYVAYRKDRVGDPAPYIYRSTDFGKTWTTLVNGLRAGEPVRVVREDPERKGLMYAGTETTVYISYDGGARWQLFAGNLPVVPVTDLEVRHGDLIASTEGRAFWILDDLSVIRQHADSLASAAAHLYQPRTALLVGGGGGFGGGAGANMVGRNPRSGAVINYRLASAPDSATSVRLEFLDSKGAVVRSYSNKEGTGPSRLAPKAGVNTFAWDLRRPAPTTLPGVLLFGAPGAGARVLPGTYSVRLTVGTTTRTQSFEVKQDPRRETPMPQLVERDSVANLLVTRIGEIHDAVLRVRDLKTQVQGFVTRTKDADSAKAIGAMGGTIVKKLETADPKLTTKAQNGQDIINYANGINGQYGFLLGQVEGNPVLTQGVKERLAELERLWRTLRTEVETIENVDIAAFNKLLQASKVEGVIGKKKPGTVM
- a CDS encoding CHAT domain-containing protein, with the translated sequence MMVLSALGLVAVLAGATVTDSTVAVVRAAMRAVEGDSAARVSARWEARLRRSPGDREATLGLGHIAQLQYRYETAARRALAVIGGARDALAVRGHLLSAAALTTRARFREADTTLVTAIRLAEALGDSSLLAESMIASAITRMRTAGLAAADSLLSRAARLLREDDLRVQASLRCARALVLATRGRPEARQEALAAADLALRAGERRLRASCLMVVAQDWSRIGRADSAGAVYDQVVALQRAVHDRAGAAVALQWRGYLATTVGAYQSALRDLREAVREGTAVRNPTPVAWASLSLAGIALDFGDAEEAAAHAARARASFQQSGDQLGASNALGVMGDMARAAGDIDTARARYSEALAAALVERRAASAFALLRGMADLSMMEARWERAAQELDSARVIGRSAGMRGSEEGMLSQELLLALRRGRLDDAEQLLRRSSRTEEQRGRAYIARVLGAEYHGRRGRVDSAQAYLTLALDEMDRWRADLDERQLRQAVFEPKTFWADADLGFATVLALLARAGRVGAALELAERRRARELLDRLIRDEALGDRTTGGVERISAREGIRNRSRFYYERSISSEALQAALPDERTALLEFVTGRGGEPTTLFVVTRGGLTAHQLAPIDSLAPAIARFVRYAESGVAAPALASALGEALLGAALRALPPAITQLVIVPDDVLHRVPFDALSLAGVTAVVDRFGISTVPSAAVARTLWQRGQRSAAGDVLALGDPIFARSGGLPAEAGAPVGRDGTLPSLPYTRIEVRRVARLTAPAHVRLAGDASESWLRRTPLERYGIVHLATHAWVDHRSLRRTAVALSAGDGEDGFMRPADFAALALDADVVVLSACGTAGGVVMRGEGVLGLTAPLLVSGARAVVATGWRVGDRAAARLVGDFYESLVTGASVGEALRAAKVAARRRGAPVSEWAAFGIVGNATVRPRPVAQH
- a CDS encoding Ig-like domain-containing protein produces the protein MMQFRTRSLVRRARLSVGARAFLPLAVLALAALSACGDDPSSPTIPGKISRVGGDSQSVVAGTVMANPMVVEVLAQNGKPLAGQTVTWSLATGASGTLPSSTSITDATGRASLGFTAGTVAGKAEITAIVGSLQGTIFLQQVVAGPASLLAKFAGDGTAGLAGAGVQVVVKVTDVHGNAVSGVTVSWAAGSSGGTLSDATSTSDSAGLARVTITLGASPGLYTVRATSGTLPAATFSVTAI
- a CDS encoding SRPBCC domain-containing protein, whose protein sequence is MPTLHYAVRIAAPPTLVWDRMLSRESYEAWTSAFSAGSTYEGSWETGARIRFLAPDGSGVIAEIAESRPPEWLSIRLLGMLDKGVEDVDSEAVRAWAPAYENYAFRWDGSGTELTIDVDTTPESVAMMDEAWPKGLATLKAICEARR